Part of the Sulfobacillus acidophilus DSM 10332 genome, GGGAGCGCCCGGTCTTAAAGCGACCGGTTCCTCGTTCCCTATCGTACTCGGATTTGGCGATCAAACAAATCGGGAATTAGGTTTTTGTGATAGATGGTAGACTTTTATTCTTCCGTTCCGGCGTCGGTGGCCCCGCTCAGGATCCGTGAGCCGTTTCATCGGAGTCCTCGATCAAGGAAACTTGGAGGCCACCCTGGCGCGTCCTCTTACTGTGGTATTCCACTATGAGCCTTTTCCGACGCCGGCTTTGAAAGAATTGAGGCCCCGGCAACCGGAGCCTCGGAGTTAGTCACGGGTGGGCGGGCGCCGATGGGTTTTGTCTTTCGGTAACGTTAAGGATGGACGTAAGATTTTTTTGTTGAGGGGTTTTCGGCCCAATTCCGCCAACAACGACGGGCCGTCAAAGGGGTAAAGCGGCCATCCGTAGCGCACCCCAAACGAATTGGACGTAAATAAAATGGCCAATGGGGTCGCGATGCCCAGACCGAAACCGAGCCACGGATCATGAATAAGGGTGAAAAGCCCCGTCATGACCAAGAGAAAGGCGCGTAAGAGGCGAATGGCCAAGCCAAAATCAAAATCGGGCGCACTAAACGTGCCTACTGCCGCAATGGCCACAAAAACCATGGCCTCGGCGTCCACGAGGCCCGCTTTCACGGCAATATCACCCAATAAAATCGCGCCGAAAAACCCCATGGCTTGTGTCAGCGGATCGGGACTAAACATGAGGGCTAGACGTAGCAGGTCCACCCCCACCTCTAAACCGACCAATTGCCAAAAGATCGGGATATCCGTCACTTTGGGCGTCAACAGGACTTGCAGGTGGCCCGGTAACCGGGTATGACTGGCGATGAGCGCGTACCAAAGGGGCGGTAACACCCAGGACAAGAGAACTCCAAAGTAGCGCACCCACTTTAAATAGGTGCCGACCATAATGTCCTCGTGATATTCTTCGATCGATTGTAAATAAGAAAAGATGGACACCGGTAGAATCAGGGCATTGGGCGAGGTGTCGATCATGACGAGAACATGCCCTTCCATGAGGTGTTCTGCCGCCACGTCCGGCCGTTCGGTGAAGCGGCCGTTCGGAAACGGGTTCCACCACGGTTTTTTGACGATCCACTCCTGTAATGCTTTCTCCGACATGGTCAGGGCATCGACCTGAATCGCCTGGATGCGCTGGCGGATCTGGCGAACAAAAAAATCGTTGGCCACATCTTTGACATAGATGAGGCCCACATCGGCGCGAGAACGCCGGCCCACCTCGAGAATCTCGATGCGTAAGTTGGGATCGCGTAAACGCCGGCGAATGAGAATCGTGTTGAAGATGAGGGTTTCCACAAACCCGTCTTGCGGACCCCGTAACACCCGCTCAATACTGGGCTCCTCCGGTTGGCGGTCGGGATATTTCCGCACATCCATCACAATCGCATGGTCCACCCCGTCCACCAAAAAGGCCGCCGGACCTGCTAAGATTTGCTCGGCGGTTTTGGACAATTCGCTTTCAGGTGTCACTTCCACAAAAGGAACCGACCGGTTCAACAGTTCGCGTAACGAGGGATGCCGCAAGTCGTCCGGGGTTAGCCGCTGCATCTGCTCCATAATCAGTGTCAGCACCGTCTGATCCACAAAGGAGTCAATGTACATCAAGGCACACGCCCGCCCGGCAATTTCAAACTCGCGCACGATAATATCAAACGATTCCTTATAGCCCAGGTATCGTTTCAACCAGTGTAAGTTTTCTTGCAAGTCCGGGGAGATCTCTTGCTGTTTCACATCGGCTTTCCCCCGGACATGGTATTTCACTTCTGCCATGTCCCCTCCTCCTCGTCGCTAAGACATTTGATGTAACGCGTGTTGCAGGACTTCTTTTAACGCTTCTTTGGTGACGGGAACGCCATGACCAATCGCGTCATGACCTTCCATTTTGCCGGGGTCGCCCAACCCGATAATGGGACCCGAATACTCGTCGAGGACGTCCACCGTATCACCTTTCAGGCGATCATCCGAAGTGGGGTGTCCTTGTTTGTCAACCGCCGTCTCCACCACTTCGGCGTCTTGCGTAACCGACGCGTCGACCCGTACGCCATGGACCGGGCGGGTATTGGCGGCGACCGCAATCACGCCCAGAACGTTGATCCGTGCGTCATGGAGCAAGGTTTCCACCGCCCTTTCGCCGGCTCCTTTTCCGGTCTTACCCCGGTCGTCGGCCATGACTACGACCGGTTCCGCGGGCGCGTTTAACACCGCTTCAATCAATTCGCTGCCACCGAGCGGCGTAGGATTACCACGACTTTGGGACAAGACATAAAGACCCAACTCGTCACCGGCTTCTTTCAGCGCACGGTATGCGGTCTGGTCGCCGTCCGTAAAAATAATCACGGATTTGGTTTCGGTTGTTCGCGTCAATGTGGAGGACTCCCTTCTGGTTTATCCCGTACCGTTGGTTAGGCTTTGGGTCGAAAAATCAGTGCCGCGGTCAATCCGAATAACACCGCGGATTTAATGCCGCCGGCCGCTGCGGTGAGGCCGCCGGTTAGAAGACCGAGAACACCCTTATGCTGGACCGCTTGGTTAATCCCTTCGACCATGGTGTACCCGAAACCGGGCAGTGGGACGGTGGCTCCGGCTCCGGCGAATTGGACCAATTTGCCGTAAAGGCCGATTCCGCCGAAAAATGCGCCCAACACTACGAATAGCACCAATACTTGCCCTGGGGCCCAGGAGAGACCGTCCATAACCAGTTGCGCCAGAGCGCAGAGCAAGCCGCCCACGACAAACGCCCAGACAAACGTCATCCCGATGGCACCTCCTCCCGTCGAAATTCCACCGCATGGGCGATACACGGGATACTTTCGCCCTGCTGATAGGTGGTGGGCGAGAATAAGGCTCCGGTGGACACGAGTAATAAGTTTTGCCATTCGCCCCGGCGCAGCCGACCCGCTAAGGGACCGGCGAAGACGCTAGCCGAACAGCCCGGTCCCGAGCCGCCGTTATGAACATCTTGCGTCTCCAAGTCGTATAACGAGCGTCCACAGTCGTTCAACTCGGGGCCAAAGGTCATGCCCTGCTGCTGGCCATATTCGCGCAGCAAGGTCAGCCCAAAGTCGCCCAGATCGCCTGTAAAGATCGCGTCGAAATCGTCCGGCTGTTGACCGGTCGCCGTCAGGTGGTGCCGAATCGTGTCGAGTGCGGCCGGGGTCATCGCACTGGCCATGTCGTTGGGATCTTTGCCGCCGTAGTCCACTACCCGGCCAAAGGTGACCCGATGAACTTTTATGGGAGCCGGGCGGTCGGTAATGAGGGCCGCTCCGGCGGCCGTCGAGGTCCAGGCGGCGGTCGGCGTCCGTTGATAGCCGAGTTCGACCGGGTAGCGAAACTGGCGCTCGGCGGCAAAATGATGACTGACCGCGGAGACCAGTGTGCGCCGGGGACCGGACCCGGCCACCAACAAGGCGGCCAGTCCAATCCCTTCCGTAAAGACCGCACATGCCGCAAATAGACCCAGTAAAGGCCGTTGATGGGTACGGCCGGCAAAGTCGGTACTAATCAACTGATCCAAGAGGTCGCCGCCAACTACCAGGTCGATGTCCGACCACGCCAGGTGGCTTTTCTCGAGAATGATTTGGTAGGCATTTTCTAAGAGCGCCCGCTCCGCCTGTTCAAAATTGGACTGACCGTTCATTTCGTCTTCCCATACGCGGTCAAACTGTCCGTGAAACGGCCCGGCGCCTTCCTTGGGACCGACAACGGCCGCGGTGGCGTTTACGTAGACGTGATCCACCTCATACGTCGAGTCGCCTAAACGGGTGATCGGGCTCATTTACGCGACCCCCGTCAAGAGATAGCGAACCAACGACACCAAGAAGGCCGCCAAAAGGCCATACGCCAGTACGGGCCCGGCAATCGTAAAGAGACGGGAGCCAACCCCCATAATGGCCCCTTCGGTGCGAAATTCCATTGCCGGCGCCACCATCGCATTAGCAAATCCGGTAATGGGCAAGGAACCGCCCATTCCTCCCCGCTTGACGACGCGGTCATACCAGCCGAGACCCGTCAACAAAGAGCCTAATGCGATCA contains:
- a CDS encoding SpoVA protein (PFAM: SpoVA protein~TIGRFAM: stage V sporulation protein AE~InterPro IPR005562~KEGG: toc:Toce_1262 stage V sporulation protein AE~PFAM: SpoVA~SPTR: Stage V sporulation protein AE) codes for the protein MTFVWAFVVGGLLCALAQLVMDGLSWAPGQVLVLFVVLGAFFGGIGLYGKLVQFAGAGATVPLPGFGYTMVEGINQAVQHKGVLGLLTGGLTAAAGGIKSAVLFGLTAALIFRPKA
- a CDS encoding stage V sporulation protein AE (KEGG: amt:Amet_2222 stage V sporulation protein AE~SPTR: Stage V sporulation protein AE); translation: MTRTTETKSVIIFTDGDQTAYRALKEAGDELGLYVLSQSRGNPTPLGGSELIEAVLNAPAEPVVVMADDRGKTGKGAGERAVETLLHDARINVLGVIAVAANTRPVHGVRVDASVTQDAEVVETAVDKQGHPTSDDRLKGDTVDVLDEYSGPIIGLGDPGKMEGHDAIGHGVPVTKEALKEVLQHALHQMS
- a CDS encoding stage V sporulation protein AC (PFAM: SpoVA protein~TIGRFAM: stage V sporulation protein AC~InterPro IPR014203:IPR005562~KEGG: adg:Adeg_1248 stage V sporulation protein AC~PFAM: SpoVA~SPTR: SpoVA protein;~TIGRFAM: Sporulation stage V, protein AC), translating into MASTHENYQQLVTRLKPKRPLWSNLLWAFIVGGIICTLGQAVQTFFMHHGMTAKEAASPTSVVMIALGSLLTGLGWYDRVVKRGGMGGSLPITGFANAMVAPAMEFRTEGAIMGVGSRLFTIAGPVLAYGLLAAFLVSLVRYLLTGVA
- a CDS encoding GerA spore germination protein (PFAM: Bacillus/Clostridium GerA spore germination protein~InterPro IPR004995~KEGG: tmr:Tmar_1135 GerA spore germination protein~PFAM: Bacillus/Clostridium GerA spore germination protein~SPTR: GerA spore germination protein), producing MAEVKYHVRGKADVKQQEISPDLQENLHWLKRYLGYKESFDIIVREFEIAGRACALMYIDSFVDQTVLTLIMEQMQRLTPDDLRHPSLRELLNRSVPFVEVTPESELSKTAEQILAGPAAFLVDGVDHAIVMDVRKYPDRQPEEPSIERVLRGPQDGFVETLIFNTILIRRRLRDPNLRIEILEVGRRSRADVGLIYVKDVANDFFVRQIRQRIQAIQVDALTMSEKALQEWIVKKPWWNPFPNGRFTERPDVAAEHLMEGHVLVMIDTSPNALILPVSIFSYLQSIEEYHEDIMVGTYLKWVRYFGVLLSWVLPPLWYALIASHTRLPGHLQVLLTPKVTDIPIFWQLVGLEVGVDLLRLALMFSPDPLTQAMGFFGAILLGDIAVKAGLVDAEAMVFVAIAAVGTFSAPDFDFGLAIRLLRAFLLVMTGLFTLIHDPWLGFGLGIATPLAILFTSNSFGVRYGWPLYPFDGPSLLAELGRKPLNKKILRPSLTLPKDKTHRRPPTRD
- a CDS encoding Stage V sporulation AD family protein (PFAM: Stage V sporulation protein AD (SpoVAD)~TIGRFAM: stage V sporulation protein AD~InterPro IPR010894~KEGG: mta:Moth_1375 stage V sporulation protein AD~PFAM: Stage V sporulation AD~SPTR: Stage V sporulation AD), which produces MSPITRLGDSTYEVDHVYVNATAAVVGPKEGAGPFHGQFDRVWEDEMNGQSNFEQAERALLENAYQIILEKSHLAWSDIDLVVGGDLLDQLISTDFAGRTHQRPLLGLFAACAVFTEGIGLAALLVAGSGPRRTLVSAVSHHFAAERQFRYPVELGYQRTPTAAWTSTAAGAALITDRPAPIKVHRVTFGRVVDYGGKDPNDMASAMTPAALDTIRHHLTATGQQPDDFDAIFTGDLGDFGLTLLREYGQQQGMTFGPELNDCGRSLYDLETQDVHNGGSGPGCSASVFAGPLAGRLRRGEWQNLLLVSTGALFSPTTYQQGESIPCIAHAVEFRREEVPSG